Proteins from a genomic interval of Calypte anna isolate BGI_N300 chromosome 19, bCalAnn1_v1.p, whole genome shotgun sequence:
- the LOC103535870 gene encoding fibrinogen-like protein 1-like protein, giving the protein MVAQCLVLLVSVLVLAAPGYSMHTQTLNIFKKSPSNTLASALRKPVRNLPWDCSEVPAGSPSGVYVIQPTGLHPILVSCEMDGRDGGWTVIQRNRQSTEITWAESWSTYKHGFGNVHTEYWLGTEYIHQISKQKVYQVRFIIWDASNNTKFADYNFFAVEDESHGYRLRLGTYSGTAGDAMDSDNPRDVHNNMRFSTKDRDQDTYRGNCASRYGGGWWYSACYAARLNVKGGITWGSLCNGNCKASAILIKPAPYQ; this is encoded by the exons ATGG TAGCCCAGTGCCTTGTACTACTTGTTTCTGTGCTCGTCTTGGCTGCCCCAGGCTACTCCATGCATACACAAACCTTAAACATCTTCAAGAAATCTCCTTCCAACACTTTGGCAAGTGCTCTGAGAAAACCAGTACGTAACCTCCCGTGG GACTGCAGTGAGGTCCCTGCTGGCAGCCCCAGTGGTGTCTATGTCATCCAGCCCACTGGCCTGCACCCCATCCTGGTGTCCTGTGAGATggatgggagggatgggggcTGGACGGTCATCCAGAGGAACCGGCAGAGCACGGAGATCACCTGGGCTGAGTCCTGGAGCACCTACAAGCACGGCTTTGGGAATGTGCACACTGAATACTGGCTGGGCACTGAGTACATCCATCAGATCTCCAAGCAGAAGGTCTACCAGGTCAGGTTCATCATCTGGGATGCTTCAAACAACACCAAGTTTGCAGACTACAACTTCTTCGCTGTGGAAGATGAGTCCCACGGCTACCGGCTGAGGCTGGGAACTTACTCAGGGACAGCGGGAGATGCCATGGACTCAGACAACCCTAGGGATGTGCACAACAACATGAGGTTCTCCACCAAAGATCGAGATCAGGACACTTACAGAGGGAACTGTGCCTCCCGCTACGGGGGTGGGTGGTGGTACTCAGCCTGTTATGCTGCACGGCTGAATGTCAAGGGGGGCATCACGTGGGGCAGCCTGTGCAATGGGAACTGCAAAGCCTCTGCCATCCTCATCAAACCAGCCCCATACCAGTAG